The Dehalococcoidia bacterium region GTGATGATGGCGAACATCATCTGGAAGGCCATATAGGCCAGATGGGGCACGGTGGGGGCGTAAGGGGCGGGCGCACTGCCCACGTTGCGCAGGCCGAACCAGGAGAGGTCGCCGATGAAGCCTCCGTGGTCGGGCCCGAAGGCCAGGGAGTAGCCCCACAGCACCCAGATGACGCTCACCAGGGCGATGATGACGAAGCTCTGCATCATGGTGGCCAGGGCGTTCTTCTCCCGCACCAGGCCCCCGTAGAAGAAGGCCAGGCCTGGGGTCATGAGCATCACCAGGGCAGCCGAGGCCAGCACCCAGGCCGTATCGCCGCTGTCCACCTGCGCGGGCATGGGCCACCCCCCGAGGCAGAAAGGGAAATGATCCCCGCTCTCCTCGCCATACCTGCTAGCAACTGGGCGGGGCTTGAGACAGCTATAGATTGCGCCTGCGAAAAGGGGCCAATATTACGGGCAGGTTACGGTCTCGTTGTAGGTTTGTTACCGAGGGCTACTCGCGGAAGTGCTCGCTTATGTAGCGGTCGGCGGCGATGGCTGCCGTGGCCCCGTCGCCGGCGGAGGTGACCACCTGACGGGCAGCGTTCTTCCGCACGTCTCCGGCAGCGAACAGGCCCGGCAGCCCCGTCTCCATCCACTCGTTGACCACGATGTGGCCACCGTTGTCCATGGGCACCAGCCCCTTCAGCCAGTCGGTGTTGGGGTGGTGGCCGATGAATATGAACACCGCCTTCACCGGCAGGACCGTCTCCTCGCCGGTGACGACGTTGCGCAGGCGCGCTCCTTCCACTGCCTCCTCGCCCAGGATCTCCGTCACCACCGTGTTCCAGATGAAGTGCATCTTGGGGTTGGCGAAGGCGCGCTCCTGCAGGATCCGGCTGGCTCGCAGCTGATCGCGCCGGTGGATGACATAGACCTTGGCCGCGTAGCGGGCGGTGAAGAGGCCCTCGTCCATGGCGGCGTCGCCGCCTCCCACTACTGCCACCTCCTCGTCCTTGAAGAAGGCGGCGTCGCAGGTGGCGCAGTAGGAGACGCCCCGACCCGTCAGCCGCTCTTCCCCGGGCACTCCCAGGCGGTTGTAGTCGGCGCCGGCGGTGATGATGACCGCCTTGGCCAGGAAGTCCTCCTCGTCGGTGCGGACCAGCCACTTGCCATCGGCCTGCTCGAGGGACTTGGCGGCCAGATAGTGGGTCTCCATGCCGTAGCTCTCGGCCTGGCGCAGCATGGCCTGGGCCAGGTCGAAGCCGCCTATGCTCTCGATGCCGGGGTAGTTCTCGATGGTCTCGGTGAGGGAGATCTGGCCGCCGATGACGCCCTTCTCCAGCAAGGCCGTGCGACGTCGGGCGCGGGCAGCATAAAGGCCGGCGGCCAGCCCGGCCGGGCCGCCGCCGACGATGACGATGTCGTACTCCAGGGCCATGGGATGCCTCGGCGCCTTCGAGGCCCTAGGCCAGGGCCTTCTCCAGCACCTTCTTCAGCTCGCTCTTGGGCCGGAACCCGATGACCTGGGCCACCGGCTCGCCGCCCTTGAACACCAGCAGGGTGGGGATGCTGCGGATACCGTAGCGTACAGCCGTGTCCACGTTGTCGTCGGTGTTGACCTTGACGAACTTGACCTTGCCGTCGTACTCCTGGGCCAGCTCCTCGACGATGGGGGCTACCATGCGACAGGGGCCGCACCATGGCGCCCAGAAGTCCACCAGCACCGGCAGGTCGGACTTGAGGACCTCCTGCTCGAACTCGGCGTCGGTCACGTCCTTAGGCTTGGCCATTGCCCGCTCCTCCCACTCGCTCCTGTCTTGTTCACCCGTGGGGGTGCTATCTTTAGGATAGCATAGCCAGGATGGACCATGCCACTTTACATCTTCTACGGCCAGGACACCTTCTCCCTGAGGGAGGCGCTGGCCCAGCTGCGCGAGCGGCTGGACGCTGACGGCTCCCTGTGGGCCAACACCGTCTCCCTGGACGGGGCGAGGCTACGGCCACAGGAGCTGCTGGAGGCCTGCCAGGCAGCGCCCTTCCTGGGCCAGCACCGCCTGGTGGTGGTGCGGGGGCTGCTGGGGCGCTTTCAGGGGGAGGGGCGCCGCCGTCCCCAGGCGCTGGGCCCGTGGCAGTCCCTGGCCGATGCCCTGCCCCGGATGCCCACCAGCACCCACCTGGTGCTGGTGGAGGAAGGCCCCGTGGACGCCTCCAACCCACTCCTAGCGCTGCTGCGTCCCCATGCCCAGGTTCAGGAATTCAGCCCCATCAGCGGCCAGGATCTGACACGGTGGCTGGCCCGTCGCTGTCGGACCCTGGGGCTGCGCCTGAGCGACCGGGCCGCTGCCCTCCTGCTACAGCTACTGGGCAACGACTTGTGGGCCTTGGCCTCCGAGCTGGACAAGCTGGCAGCCTATGCCAACGGACAGATGGTGCGAGAGGCCGACGTGCGCTTACTGGTGACGCCGGCGCGAGAGGCCAGCGTTTTCGACCTGACGGCCGCCGTCTCGGAAGGGCGCACTCGCGACGCCCTGCGCCTGCTGCGCGAGCTCCTCTCGCAGGGAGAGGAGCCTCTGGGGCTGCTGGTCCTCCTCCACCGGCAGTGCCGTCGGCTGCTGCTGGCCCGCTGGCTATCGGAGAGGGGAGCGGGGGAGGGAGAGGCGGCGCGGGAGCTGGGGCTGCCGCCCTGGGCCGCCCGGCGGGCTATGGTCCAGGCCCGTCGCCTGCCCCTGCCACGGCTGAGGGCCGCCCACCGCCGCCTCCTGGAGGCCGATGCCGCCATCAAGCGGGGCAGGATGACACCAGAGGTGGCCCTGGAAACGCTGGTCTACGACCTGGCCGCTCTGGGCAGCAACTAGCCCTGCTCCAGTTCGAAGGCCCGGTGCAGGGCACGGACCGCATCGGCGACCCGCGAGGCATCTATCAGGCAGGTAATGCGGATCTCGCTGGTGGTGATGAGCTCGATGTTGATGCCCGCCTCGTAAAGGGCGCGGAACATGCGCGCCGCGTAGCCCGGGGCGCTCTGCATCCCCGCCCCCACCACGCTCACCTTGGCCAGGTGGTCGTCGGTGAGGACGGCGCTGGCCCCGATCTCCTGCGCTATGGGGGTCACCAGTTCAGCCGCCCGCTTCAGGTCGGCGCGGGAGACGGTGAAGGTGAGGTCGGTCAGGCGCTCCACGCTGGCGTTCTGGACGATGGTGTCCACGCTGATGCCCGCCTCGGCCAGGGGGCCAAAGATGGCGGCGGCGATGCCCGGACGATCGGGGACGCCGCGGATGGTGATGCGGCCTACGTCGCTGTCGTGGGCGATGCCCATGACCCGGTTGCGCTGCTCCATCTCCTCACCGCCTTCGCATATGAGGGTGCCGGGGGCGTCGCTGAAGCTGGAGGCGACATAGATAGGCACCCCGTATGCCCAGCCCAGCTCCACGGCGCGGCTGTGCATGACGCGGGCGCCCTGGCTGGCCAGCTCCAGCATCTCCTCGTAAGAGATGCGCTCCAGCTTGCGGGCACGGGGCTCGATGCGGGGATCGGCGGTGTAGATGCCCTCCACGTCGGTGTAGATCTCGCACCGTTCGGCGCCCAGGGCGGCCGCCAGGGCCACGGCCGTGGTGTCGGAGCCGCCCCGCCCCAGGGTGGTGATGTCCATCTCGTCGGTGATGCCCTGAAAGCCGGCTACCACCGCCACCCGCCCCTCGGCCAGGTGCGCGCGGATGCGGCTCGGGTCCACTCGCAGGATGCGGGCGCGGCCATAGCGGCGGTCGGTGCCGATGCCCGCCTGGGCGCCGGTGAGGGCCACCGCCGGACAGCCCAGGGCCTTGAGGGCCATGGCCAGGAGAGTGCAGGAGACCACCTCACCGGTCGAAAGGAGGAGGTCCAGCTCCCGCGCCTCCGGCTCGGGGCTGACCTGGTGGGCCAGCTCGATGAGCTGGTCGGTGGTATCGCCCATGGCCGAGACCACCACCACCAGGTCGTCGCCCTGCTGTCGACGAGCGGCCACCCGCCGGGCCACGTGCTTGATGCGCTCGGCGTCGGCCACCGAGGTGCCACCGTATTTCTGCACAATGAGGGCCATCTCTCCTCCCCGCGCCTTCGCTCAGTCCTCCACCGCCACCAGGTGGGCCCCCCTGGCTGTGGGCTCTGTCACGATGGCCTCCCCTTCCACACCCAGGCGTCGGGCTGCTTCTCGCATGGCCGCCGCTATACGCTGCTCCCCGCCACGAGCCAGAGCGCACACGGTCGGCCCGGCCCCCGACAGATAGGCGCCCAGGGCGCCCGCCTCCTGCGCGGCCTCCATGAGGGGCATCAGGGCCGGAAACAGACTGGCCCGGTAAGGCTGGTGCAGGCGGTCGCGGGTAGCTTCCCGCAGGTGCTCCAGCCTCCCTGAGGCCAGGGCAGCGGCCAGCAGGGCCGCCCGTCCGACGTTGTAGACGGCATCGGCCCGAGGTACCTGATCGGGCAGGACGCGACGGGCCTCGGCCGTGGGCAGCTCCTGGCGAGGGACGAACAGGACGGCCCGCAGGCCGGGCGGGGGCGGGAAGCCCATGCACAGGTAGGAGCCGTCGTCGCGCCGCACAGCTATCTGGAAGCCCCCCAGCAGGGCAGGGGCAGCGTTATCGGCATGCCCCTCCAGCTCCGCCGCCAGGGGCAGCAGGGCATGAGGGTCCGGTGCCTCGCCCAGCAGGGCACTGGCGGCCAACAGGCCGCCCGCCCGGGCCACGGCGCTGGCCCCCAGGCCACGGGCCACCGGTACGCCGCCGTCATAGGTCACGTGAAGCGGAGGCAGGGAACGCCCGCGACTAGCGAAGAGGCGTCCGGCCGCCTCGGCGGCCAGGCGCCCCATGCCGTCCTGGGACGAGGGGGCCTCGGCCACCGTGATGGTCAGGGTGCCCCAGAGGTCCAGGGCCAGGCCCAGGCAGTCGAAGCCAGGGCCGAGATTGGCGCTGGTGGCAGGGACGCGGACCTGCACTCGCCGCGGGGGCATGATTACCTCGCAGGGCTACGCGTCCATCGTAGCACGGGCACGGGGAGGCAGCTACCGGCTCTCGCGGGTCGGGCGTCGAGGGTGGCGTCCGCTAGTAGCGGAGGAAGGCGCCCACGCCGCCGCGCGCCAGGAGCCACTCGCGGGCCTCGTCGAAGACTACCTCCACCGCGGCATCCTGAGTGAGGTAAGCCCTCTCTATCGCTCTCTCGACTATGTCAGTGGGGAAGGCCTCGCTACCACAGACGGGGCACTCCTGGAGGTCTCGGGCCGCGAAGAAGCCGCAAGAATCGCAGGCGGAGCCGTCCCTGGTGATGCCGTCGGCCATCACCAGCATGCGCACCCGGTCCTGCAGAAGGGCATCGATGGTCTGATCGAATCCCATGACGGCTCTACCGCCGCCCTGTGCCTCGTCCAGCAGCTCCTGCACCAGACGCTTCTCCATCTCGCGCTCGTGTTGCCGCCAGACGCGGTGGGCGTCCTGCAGAACCTCGTCGTCCGACTCATGCTTCACGTCGACGTGGGTCCTGCCGATGACCAGTCGGTGCAGGTCAGCGGGCAGCAGCTCCAGGAAGCGGGTCGCCACTTCATGGGGGCCGGCCACCACCAGGCGATTGAATCCCGTCTCCTGCCTGATCTCCTGCAGCTCCTTCACGACCCGGCGGAGATGGCGCTCCACATGTTCCTCCACGTGGCGCTGGTAACGGGCCTGTGCCCAGCCGCCCTCGTCGTGCTGGCCTGGCACCAGGGTGCGCAACCGCTCCACGTTCTGCAGGCGACCCAGCTCGGCCAGGTAGATGCGGGCACGGTCGCGCTGCACTACCACCGTCAGCAGGCGAGGATATTCGTCGGCCACCCGTGCCAGGATGGAGAGGTCGGGGACCGTGTCAACGGAGACGTGTGTGGGGATCGCAGCCTTCTCCAACGGCACGACCTCCCAGATGTCGGCGGGAGTGCATGAAAACACCACCAGCCCGCGCCCGCCGTCCCGCCACCTCTCCAGAAAGGAGGAGATACGCTCCTCCTCCCGCTCCAGCGCCTGCACCCAGCGCCCCTCAGGCTCTTGGCGCAGGAAACGCTTCACAGCGCCCTTGAACTTCATGAGCGGCTGCATGGGTTCGTGAAGCAGCCGCACGTCAGGCGGATGTAGGCGCTGACGATGCCGTCCTCGCTATGGAGCGAGGCGAGGTGGGACAGGAGCCTTTTGCTCACCATATCTTTCAATTCGATTATGCCACGGGGATGCCCGCAGGCCTAACGGGGGGGCAGGAGGCCCAGCAAGTGCTCCCAGAGGAGGTCAGTCACCTGCTGCGGGGGCAGGGTGGCATCCACGGCCACTATGCGTCGGGGCTCCTGGCGGGCCAGCTCCAAGTATCCCTCCCGCACGCGGCGGTGAAATTCCAAAGCCTCGTGCCGAAAGCGGTCATCGTCGCCCATCTTGCGGGCGAGACCTACCTCCGGCGGAACGTCCAGCAAGAAGGTCAGACGGGGCACCAGGCCCCCGGCAGCGCCGAGGCATACCTCCCGCACCGTCGCCAGCGGCAGGCCCCGACCGTAGCCCTGGTAGGCGATGGTCGAGTCGTTGAAGCGCTCGCACAGCACCACCTGGCCCGCCGCCAGGGCGGGACGCAGCACCTCCTGCACGTGCTGCGCACGGTCGGCGGCGAAGAGGAACAGCTCCGTCCAGGGCGAGATGTCCAGGGAGGAGTCCATCAACAGCTCTCGCAGGCGCAGCCCCAGCTCGGTGGCGCCCGGCTCGTAGGTCAGGAGGTAAGGCACCCCCAGCTCCCGCAGCCGACGTCCCAGGGCGCGGGCCTGGAAGGACTTGCCAGCCCCCTCGCCCCCCTCCAGCGTCACCAGCAGGCCCTCGGGGGGCATGGCTACTCCGGTGCACGCGGCAGGATGCGGACGTAGCGCTGGGGCTCCCGCCCGATGCTCTGGGAGGCCAGGTTGTAACGCTGGGCCAGCATGTGCTGGAGGCGGCGGATGTAGGCGTTCTGGGGCGTCAGGTCCACCGGCTGCTCGCTCTGCAACACCTGCCCGATGGCCTCCTCCGCCTCCCGCAGGGCAGCAGCCACCGGGTCGCCGGCCCGCTCGCGCTGCATGGACAGCAGCACCTGCTCCAACTGGTAGACGGTGTTGCTCTTGACTACGTAGATAGGAATGCCCCGTTCCTCGGCCTCCCGCACCACCTGGGGCCGGCGACGGTAATAGCTGCGCAGGGTGATGAG contains the following coding sequences:
- a CDS encoding ammonia channel protein, with amino-acid sequence MPAQVDSGDTAWVLASAALVMLMTPGLAFFYGGLVREKNALATMMQSFVIIALVSVIWVLWGYSLAFGPDHGGFIGDLSWFGLRNVGSAPAPYAPTVPHLAYMAFQMMFAIIT
- the trxB gene encoding thioredoxin-disulfide reductase; the encoded protein is MALEYDIVIVGGGPAGLAAGLYAARARRRTALLEKGVIGGQISLTETIENYPGIESIGGFDLAQAMLRQAESYGMETHYLAAKSLEQADGKWLVRTDEEDFLAKAVIITAGADYNRLGVPGEERLTGRGVSYCATCDAAFFKDEEVAVVGGGDAAMDEGLFTARYAAKVYVIHRRDQLRASRILQERAFANPKMHFIWNTVVTEILGEEAVEGARLRNVVTGEETVLPVKAVFIFIGHHPNTDWLKGLVPMDNGGHIVVNEWMETGLPGLFAAGDVRKNAARQVVTSAGDGATAAIAADRYISEHFRE
- the trxA gene encoding thioredoxin, giving the protein MAKPKDVTDAEFEQEVLKSDLPVLVDFWAPWCGPCRMVAPIVEELAQEYDGKVKFVKVNTDDNVDTAVRYGIRSIPTLLVFKGGEPVAQVIGFRPKSELKKVLEKALA
- the holA gene encoding DNA polymerase III subunit delta, whose translation is MPLYIFYGQDTFSLREALAQLRERLDADGSLWANTVSLDGARLRPQELLEACQAAPFLGQHRLVVVRGLLGRFQGEGRRRPQALGPWQSLADALPRMPTSTHLVLVEEGPVDASNPLLALLRPHAQVQEFSPISGQDLTRWLARRCRTLGLRLSDRAAALLLQLLGNDLWALASELDKLAAYANGQMVREADVRLLVTPAREASVFDLTAAVSEGRTRDALRLLRELLSQGEEPLGLLVLLHRQCRRLLLARWLSERGAGEGEAARELGLPPWAARRAMVQARRLPLPRLRAAHRRLLEADAAIKRGRMTPEVALETLVYDLAALGSN
- a CDS encoding aspartate kinase, with product MALIVQKYGGTSVADAERIKHVARRVAARRQQGDDLVVVVSAMGDTTDQLIELAHQVSPEPEARELDLLLSTGEVVSCTLLAMALKALGCPAVALTGAQAGIGTDRRYGRARILRVDPSRIRAHLAEGRVAVVAGFQGITDEMDITTLGRGGSDTTAVALAAALGAERCEIYTDVEGIYTADPRIEPRARKLERISYEEMLELASQGARVMHSRAVELGWAYGVPIYVASSFSDAPGTLICEGGEEMEQRNRVMGIAHDSDVGRITIRGVPDRPGIAAAIFGPLAEAGISVDTIVQNASVERLTDLTFTVSRADLKRAAELVTPIAQEIGASAVLTDDHLAKVSVVGAGMQSAPGYAARMFRALYEAGINIELITTSEIRITCLIDASRVADAVRALHRAFELEQG
- the thrB gene encoding homoserine kinase, encoding MPPRRVQVRVPATSANLGPGFDCLGLALDLWGTLTITVAEAPSSQDGMGRLAAEAAGRLFASRGRSLPPLHVTYDGGVPVARGLGASAVARAGGLLAASALLGEAPDPHALLPLAAELEGHADNAAPALLGGFQIAVRRDDGSYLCMGFPPPPGLRAVLFVPRQELPTAEARRVLPDQVPRADAVYNVGRAALLAAALASGRLEHLREATRDRLHQPYRASLFPALMPLMEAAQEAGALGAYLSGAGPTVCALARGGEQRIAAAMREAARRLGVEGEAIVTEPTARGAHLVAVED
- a CDS encoding Vms1/Ankzf1 family peptidyl-tRNA hydrolase, with amino-acid sequence MKFKGAVKRFLRQEPEGRWVQALEREEERISSFLERWRDGGRGLVVFSCTPADIWEVVPLEKAAIPTHVSVDTVPDLSILARVADEYPRLLTVVVQRDRARIYLAELGRLQNVERLRTLVPGQHDEGGWAQARYQRHVEEHVERHLRRVVKELQEIRQETGFNRLVVAGPHEVATRFLELLPADLHRLVIGRTHVDVKHESDDEVLQDAHRVWRQHEREMEKRLVQELLDEAQGGGRAVMGFDQTIDALLQDRVRMLVMADGITRDGSACDSCGFFAARDLQECPVCGSEAFPTDIVERAIERAYLTQDAAVEVVFDEAREWLLARGGVGAFLRY
- the tmk gene encoding dTMP kinase, producing MPPEGLLVTLEGGEGAGKSFQARALGRRLRELGVPYLLTYEPGATELGLRLRELLMDSSLDISPWTELFLFAADRAQHVQEVLRPALAAGQVVLCERFNDSTIAYQGYGRGLPLATVREVCLGAAGGLVPRLTFLLDVPPEVGLARKMGDDDRFRHEALEFHRRVREGYLELARQEPRRIVAVDATLPPQQVTDLLWEHLLGLLPPR